One segment of Bacteroidales bacterium DNA contains the following:
- the fumC gene encoding class II fumarate hydratase, whose product MEYRIEKDTMGDVQVPADKYWGAQTQRSKMNFKIGDEGSMPREIIDAFAYLKKAAALSNAELGGLAREKADLIAKVADEILAGKLYDNFPLVIWQTGSGTQSNMNVNEVISNRAHVLAGNKLGEGTKMIHPNDDVNKSQSSNDTFPTAMHIAAYKMIMEITIPGVKHLRDAIDKKAKEFKDIVKTGRTHWMDATPLTLGQEFSGYVSQLDHGLAALEATLDHLSELALGGTAVGTGLNTPKGYDVNVAAKISELTGYKFKTAPNKFEALSAHDAVVETSGALKVLAVSLMHIANNVRYLASGPRCSIGEVNLPANEPGSSIMPGKVNPTQNEALTMVCAQVIGNDAAIAVGGMQGHYQLNVFKPVMISNLLQSARLLGDACVSFADNAIAGAEANLKNIQHNLESSLMLVTALNTHIGYEKAAKIAKKAHAEGTTLREATLELGYLSDEEFTEIVDPKKMLGHS is encoded by the coding sequence ATGGAATATAGAATAGAAAAAGACACTATGGGCGATGTTCAGGTACCTGCCGATAAATATTGGGGTGCTCAAACGCAACGTTCTAAAATGAATTTTAAAATTGGTGATGAAGGTTCAATGCCAAGAGAAATTATTGATGCTTTTGCATATTTGAAAAAAGCAGCTGCACTTTCTAATGCTGAATTGGGTGGTTTAGCCCGTGAAAAAGCAGATTTGATTGCAAAAGTTGCAGATGAGATTTTAGCCGGTAAATTATATGATAATTTTCCATTAGTTATTTGGCAGACAGGTTCGGGAACTCAATCTAATATGAATGTAAACGAGGTTATTTCTAATCGCGCTCACGTATTGGCAGGAAATAAATTAGGTGAAGGCACAAAGATGATTCATCCTAATGATGATGTGAATAAATCGCAGTCTTCAAACGACACTTTCCCAACAGCTATGCATATTGCCGCTTATAAAATGATTATGGAAATAACTATTCCCGGAGTTAAACATTTGCGCGATGCTATTGATAAAAAAGCCAAAGAATTTAAAGATATTGTAAAAACTGGTCGTACACATTGGATGGATGCAACTCCTTTAACTCTTGGACAAGAATTTTCGGGTTATGTTTCTCAACTCGATCATGGATTGGCTGCCTTAGAAGCTACTTTAGATCATTTGTCGGAATTGGCTTTAGGTGGAACCGCAGTAGGAACAGGTTTAAATACTCCAAAAGGATATGATGTAAATGTAGCGGCTAAAATTTCTGAACTAACCGGATATAAATTTAAGACAGCTCCAAATAAATTCGAAGCTTTATCGGCTCACGATGCTGTTGTAGAAACATCAGGTGCTTTAAAAGTGTTGGCAGTAAGCTTAATGCATATTGCTAATAATGTACGTTATTTAGCTTCCGGTCCTCGTTGTAGTATTGGAGAGGTAAACCTTCCTGCTAATGAACCAGGATCTTCTATTATGCCGGGAAAAGTTAATCCTACTCAAAATGAAGCTTTGACAATGGTTTGTGCACAGGTTATTGGTAACGATGCTGCTATTGCCGTTGGTGGTATGCAAGGCCATTATCAATTAAATGTGTTTAAACCTGTAATGATTTCAAATTTATTGCAGTCGGCTCGTTTATTAGGTGATGCTTGTGTTTCTTTTGCTGATAACGCAATAGCTGGAGCAGAGGCTAACTTGAAAAACATTCAACATAATCTTGAAAGTTCTTTGATGTTAGTTACAGCTTTAAATACACATATTGGATATGAAAAGGCTGCTAAAATTGCTAAAAAAGCACATGCAGAAGGAACAACTCTTCGTGAAGCAACTTTGGAATTAGGCTATCTTAGCGATGAAGAATTTACAGAAATTGTTGACCCTAAAAAAATGTTAGGACATAGTTAG
- a CDS encoding SPOR domain-containing protein has product MKKIVFFLFLSIGLFIVNTKTLAQTDTIPDDFCISTEEYQLYQLINDYRKAFALPQIALSKSLSYVAITHARDLSVNFNPDTICNMHSWSDKGRWKPICFPSEQSKKNNIKFKAKEIIGYSSEAYEITYWSNVENSPRQILSFWRENKISADLLINRGQWENKSWKAIGIGIEDGYAVVWLGEGIDYEVSTPVCGTSIQVLNNASPEYKAKNTQEQSTENPVYYITIGSYKNKKDGVNAVRSYKEMGYPKAILVETANKFRVAIDYFTNKKEADRSLKKYAQKFKGAWILTL; this is encoded by the coding sequence ATGAAAAAAATTGTTTTCTTTTTATTTTTAAGTATTGGATTGTTCATAGTCAACACCAAAACATTAGCCCAAACAGATACTATCCCTGATGATTTTTGTATTAGTACTGAAGAATATCAATTATATCAATTAATAAACGATTACCGAAAAGCTTTTGCCCTTCCTCAAATTGCACTATCAAAGTCTTTAAGTTATGTTGCTATTACGCATGCACGCGATTTATCAGTAAATTTTAATCCTGATACCATTTGCAATATGCATTCATGGTCGGATAAAGGGCGATGGAAACCCATCTGCTTTCCTTCAGAACAATCAAAAAAGAATAATATAAAATTTAAAGCCAAAGAGATTATCGGCTACTCATCTGAAGCATACGAAATTACCTATTGGTCTAATGTAGAAAATTCACCTCGACAGATTTTAAGTTTTTGGCGAGAAAATAAAATTAGTGCCGACTTACTGATTAATCGTGGGCAATGGGAAAATAAATCGTGGAAAGCTATTGGAATCGGAATTGAAGATGGTTATGCTGTAGTTTGGCTGGGAGAAGGTATAGACTATGAGGTTAGTACGCCCGTATGTGGGACATCTATTCAGGTATTGAATAATGCTTCGCCCGAATATAAAGCCAAAAATACTCAGGAACAATCTACAGAAAACCCTGTTTATTATATTACAATTGGCAGTTATAAAAATAAAAAAGACGGGGTAAATGCGGTAAGAAGTTACAAAGAAATGGGTTATCCAAAAGCTATTTTAGTTGAAACAGCCAATAAATTCCGTGTTGCAATAGATTATTTTACAAATAAAAAAGAAGCTGATAGATCTTTGAAAAAATATGCTCAAAAATTTAAGGGCGCGTGGATATTAACACTTTAA
- a CDS encoding TPM domain-containing protein: MKIISKSGLATLFLLIGISINIFGQFPTKPEPASPVNDFADVLTAQQEKMLFNQLSQFSYQSSTQIVLVTVPDLQGLDKAQYAVELAHKWGIGQKGKDNGILILVKPKTTSSKGEAYIAVGYGLEGVVPDAVAKQIVEYEMIPEFKIGDYYSGFAKASKILINITTGEYTADQYAQSKGGDIAGLIPFFFFIIIFILFTMKGRNRPTGYGSRSNSSSLLTMMFLGSMMGGGRSSSGWSNFNSGGGSFGGGGFGGFGGGGFGGGGAGGSW, from the coding sequence ATGAAAATAATATCTAAATCCGGCTTAGCTACGCTATTTTTATTAATCGGTATTTCAATTAATATTTTTGGTCAGTTTCCAACAAAACCCGAGCCGGCCAGTCCTGTAAATGATTTTGCAGATGTGTTAACTGCTCAACAAGAAAAAATGTTGTTCAACCAGCTTTCGCAGTTTTCTTATCAAAGCTCTACTCAAATTGTTTTGGTAACAGTTCCCGATTTACAAGGCTTAGATAAAGCACAATATGCCGTTGAATTAGCTCACAAATGGGGCATCGGACAAAAAGGTAAAGACAATGGCATTTTAATTTTAGTCAAACCCAAAACAACAAGTTCAAAAGGCGAAGCGTATATTGCTGTTGGATATGGGCTTGAAGGCGTTGTCCCTGACGCTGTTGCCAAACAAATTGTAGAATATGAAATGATACCTGAGTTTAAAATCGGAGATTATTATTCAGGTTTTGCTAAAGCAAGTAAAATACTAATAAATATAACTACCGGAGAATATACAGCAGATCAATATGCTCAAAGTAAAGGTGGCGATATTGCAGGGCTTATTCCGTTTTTCTTTTTCATTATAATATTTATACTATTTACTATGAAAGGTCGAAACAGACCAACAGGCTACGGAAGCAGAAGCAATTCATCCTCCCTACTGACTATGATGTTTTTAGGAAGTATGATGGGTGGCGGAAGAAGCAGTAGCGGATGGAGTAATTTTAATTCCGGAGGAGGAAGCTTTGGAGGCGGCGGTTTTGGCGGCTTCGGAGGCGGCGGCTTCGGAGGCGGCGGTGCCGGAGGAAGTTGGTAA
- a CDS encoding TPM domain-containing protein: MSKLALTFFSKEEKQKIMQAIADAELASSGEIRVHIENKCEKDVLDCASYTFAKLKMHKTELRNGVLFYLAVKSKKFAIIGDVGINQKVPENFWDEIKEEVQQTFLKGDFVGGLSQGIIKAGQQLKEHFPHQSDDKNELSDEISFGK; this comes from the coding sequence ATGAGTAAACTCGCATTAACATTCTTCAGCAAAGAAGAAAAACAGAAAATTATGCAGGCTATCGCCGACGCAGAATTAGCCAGTTCCGGAGAAATCCGCGTACATATCGAAAATAAGTGTGAAAAAGATGTTCTTGACTGCGCTTCTTATACTTTTGCTAAACTTAAAATGCATAAAACAGAATTACGCAACGGAGTACTTTTTTACCTTGCTGTAAAAAGTAAGAAGTTTGCTATAATCGGCGATGTTGGAATTAATCAAAAAGTACCGGAAAATTTCTGGGACGAAATTAAAGAGGAAGTTCAACAAACATTTTTAAAAGGCGATTTTGTTGGTGGTCTATCACAAGGAATTATCAAAGCAGGGCAACAACTTAAAGAGCATTTTCCACATCAATCTGACGATAAAAACGAATTAAGCGATGAAATTTCTTTTGGTAAATAA
- a CDS encoding LemA family protein: protein MKKSWIVLIVVVVLIFLGYSSVKNTYNNMVSGSEVVDAQWAQVENVYQRRADLIPNLVATVKGYATHEQETLEGVVKARAKATSTTINAGNMNAAQLQQFQQAQDGLSSALSRLMVVVEKYPDLKANQNFMELQAQLEGTENRISVERKRFNDAARNYNVSIKTFPNNLFAGMFNFDEKAYFQAAQGAETAPKVEF from the coding sequence ATGAAAAAATCTTGGATAGTTTTAATAGTAGTCGTAGTTTTAATCTTTCTCGGCTATTCTTCAGTAAAAAATACTTACAATAATATGGTTTCCGGCTCCGAAGTTGTAGATGCTCAATGGGCACAAGTGGAGAATGTATACCAACGCCGAGCCGATTTAATTCCCAATTTAGTTGCAACTGTAAAAGGTTATGCTACCCACGAGCAAGAAACTCTTGAAGGAGTAGTAAAAGCACGTGCAAAAGCAACATCAACAACTATTAATGCCGGAAACATGAATGCAGCTCAACTACAGCAGTTTCAACAAGCTCAAGACGGATTAAGTTCTGCTTTATCTCGTTTGATGGTGGTTGTAGAAAAATACCCCGATTTGAAAGCAAATCAGAATTTTATGGAATTACAAGCACAACTTGAGGGTACTGAAAATAGAATCTCTGTTGAGCGTAAACGCTTCAACGATGCCGCAAGAAACTATAATGTAAGTATCAAAACATTTCCAAATAACTTATTTGCAGGCATGTTCAATTTCGATGAAAAAGCCTATTTTCAAGCTGCTCAAGGAGCAGAAACAGCTCCAAAAGTTGAATTTTAA
- the htpG gene encoding molecular chaperone HtpG, protein MQKGQINVQTENIFPVIKKFLYSDHEIFLRELVSNAVDATQKLKTLASLGKFKDELGDITVEIILDEKAKTLTIRDKGIGMTAEEVDKYINQIAFSGAEEFVKKFKTKTESEKNAIIGKFGLGFYSSFMVSDNVEIHSKTYKKGGSTKAVKWICDGSPNYTIEEIDKKSRGTDIILHISEDSKEFLSEHKILELLNKYNKFMPIPIKFGTEKTQEKVEGEKDKDGNDVYKEVEKDRIINNPNPIWKKAPADLEDKDYKDFYRELYPMNFDEPLFQIHLNVDYPFNLTGILYFPKLKKNLEVQKDKIQLYSNQVFITDSVEGVVPEFLTLLHGVIDSPDIPLNVSRSYLQSDGAVKKIANHISKKVADKLEELFKNNREEFEKKWDDIKVFIEYGMLSDEKFYSRAEKFALLKNTEGKYFTLEEYKEQVKDSQIDKDKKIVYLYANNVDEQYNFIQSAKDRGYDVLEMDGVLDNHFVNTLEQKLTDVQFKRVDADTIDKLIAKDEEIPSKLDDKQKESLKPIIEGNIDKTKFTVVFEALSENEQPFMITQSEFMRRMKDMEKLGGGGMMGMGNLPDSYNLVVNTNHNLVGNLLEEKDEKKQAALITQMYDLAMLSQNLLKGKELADFIKRSFTLIK, encoded by the coding sequence ATGCAAAAAGGACAAATTAATGTACAAACGGAAAATATATTTCCGGTTATCAAGAAATTTCTCTATTCAGATCACGAAATATTTCTTCGTGAGCTTGTTTCCAATGCTGTTGATGCAACACAAAAGCTAAAAACATTGGCTTCATTAGGAAAATTTAAAGATGAACTTGGCGACATTACCGTTGAGATTATTTTAGACGAAAAAGCCAAAACACTTACTATCCGAGATAAAGGTATTGGTATGACTGCCGAAGAGGTTGATAAATATATCAATCAAATTGCTTTTTCCGGAGCAGAAGAGTTTGTGAAAAAATTCAAAACAAAAACCGAATCGGAAAAAAATGCAATTATCGGTAAGTTTGGTTTAGGATTCTACTCTTCATTTATGGTTTCTGATAATGTAGAAATTCATAGCAAGACCTACAAAAAAGGAGGTTCAACAAAAGCTGTAAAATGGATATGCGATGGCAGCCCAAATTACACTATAGAAGAAATTGATAAGAAAAGCAGAGGAACAGACATTATTCTGCATATTTCCGAAGACAGCAAAGAATTTTTATCAGAACATAAAATCCTTGAGCTTCTAAATAAGTACAATAAGTTTATGCCTATTCCTATTAAATTTGGAACAGAAAAAACTCAAGAAAAAGTTGAAGGAGAGAAAGACAAAGACGGTAACGATGTATATAAAGAAGTTGAAAAAGATCGTATCATTAATAACCCTAATCCAATTTGGAAAAAAGCTCCAGCCGATTTAGAAGATAAAGATTACAAAGATTTTTATCGCGAGCTCTATCCAATGAACTTTGATGAACCTCTATTTCAGATTCATCTTAATGTAGATTATCCTTTTAATCTTACCGGTATTCTTTATTTCCCCAAATTAAAAAAGAATCTCGAGGTTCAAAAAGACAAAATTCAACTATACAGTAATCAGGTATTTATTACCGATTCCGTAGAAGGTGTTGTTCCGGAGTTTCTTACTCTTTTACATGGCGTTATCGATTCGCCGGATATTCCTCTAAACGTTTCTCGTTCTTATCTGCAAAGCGATGGAGCAGTAAAAAAGATTGCTAATCATATCAGCAAAAAAGTAGCTGATAAACTAGAGGAGTTATTCAAAAACAATCGCGAAGAATTTGAGAAAAAATGGGATGACATTAAAGTATTTATTGAATACGGAATGCTTTCCGATGAAAAATTCTACAGCAGGGCTGAAAAATTTGCCTTATTAAAAAATACCGAGGGCAAATACTTCACTTTAGAGGAATACAAAGAGCAGGTAAAAGATTCACAAATCGATAAAGACAAAAAAATTGTTTATCTATACGCTAATAATGTTGATGAACAATATAATTTTATTCAATCGGCTAAAGACCGTGGTTACGATGTGTTGGAAATGGATGGCGTTTTAGACAATCATTTTGTAAATACTTTGGAACAGAAATTAACCGATGTTCAATTCAAACGTGTTGATGCGGATACTATCGATAAACTAATTGCTAAGGACGAAGAAATTCCTTCAAAATTGGATGATAAGCAAAAAGAAAGCTTGAAGCCAATCATCGAAGGCAATATTGATAAAACCAAATTTACCGTTGTTTTTGAAGCACTAAGCGAAAACGAGCAACCATTTATGATTACCCAAAGCGAGTTTATGCGCCGTATGAAAGATATGGAAAAACTTGGCGGCGGCGGTATGATGGGAATGGGTAATTTACCTGATTCTTATAATTTGGTTGTAAACACCAACCATAATCTTGTTGGAAATCTTTTAGAAGAAAAAGACGAGAAAAAGCAAGCCGCTTTAATTACTCAAATGTATGATTTGGCAATGCTTTCGCAAAACCTGCTAAAAGGAAAAGAATTAGCAGATTTCATTAAACGTAGTTTTACGTTAATAAAATAA
- a CDS encoding LruC domain-containing protein, with amino-acid sequence MKRTNAFFLALFIAFGLSSCHKELDPDPVDPTDPNTSLLDLDIPADFNFQTSDEVTLSFSGFKSATEDLVKYDVYLYNPDGINISTTTTGDDGDPVAQSGVLVDAMSDLAFTQITSSSNFDLNLTIPSYYDSIFIVKNNMADYSTLTLPINSNKMSATFEAPNQTISSTSLKAGSVDILYGVNRDDLFTINAETGDMEIVSSLPSDMGGSYTCAIDPVKEIVYTIGIRRPYNLYSYDIEDDKWERQGSVGYFGPRLGYNINDGLLYYSFNYWVLKLDPKDGKMLSYYKVNGLHDLDGGDLTFDAEGNMFLSTEAGLYRCEYADNKNITATRISAENLPNYPNSLTYDSNQELWWASNISSQGRLFIMDDVTGGWENRFEGYSDYIFDLATLPLDEDLVATTDTDGDGIIDFYDEYPDDANRAYNVYTPSIYGLGTYAFEDLWPNIGDFDFNDLVINYRFTHVYNSAGLIYETIFDFIIKNVGGSFRNGFGIEVNADPNVISEITGYNLTTGKISLNGQGLENNQSKPVIIVFDDAWANVNVNDGKMRVIMHYHQPIANNQMGSLNPFIFIDGDRGREVHFADMEPTDLMDTSLFGTADDDSNPSIGRYYRNSTNLPWGINILYDFTFPKEKNAINKGYTKFASWAVSGGADFTDWYKDQDDYRDNAYLVVD; translated from the coding sequence ATGAAAAGAACAAATGCATTTTTCTTAGCTCTCTTTATAGCCTTTGGCTTAAGTAGCTGTCACAAAGAACTCGATCCAGATCCAGTAGACCCCACCGACCCTAACACTAGTCTATTAGATTTAGATATTCCAGCCGATTTTAATTTTCAAACTTCAGATGAAGTTACACTCTCTTTCAGTGGATTTAAATCAGCCACCGAAGATTTAGTGAAATATGATGTTTACCTCTATAATCCTGATGGAATAAATATATCTACCACCACCACGGGTGACGATGGTGATCCCGTTGCTCAATCTGGAGTTCTGGTGGACGCTATGAGTGATTTAGCTTTTACGCAGATTACAAGTTCGTCAAATTTCGATTTGAATTTAACTATCCCTTCCTATTATGATTCTATATTTATAGTAAAAAATAATATGGCAGATTACTCAACTTTAACATTACCTATAAACAGCAATAAGATGTCTGCCACTTTTGAAGCTCCTAATCAAACCATTAGCTCCACCAGCTTAAAAGCAGGATCTGTTGACATTCTTTATGGTGTTAATCGAGATGACCTGTTTACAATAAATGCAGAAACAGGAGATATGGAGATTGTTAGTTCTCTTCCAAGTGATATGGGTGGTAGTTACACTTGTGCTATCGATCCTGTAAAAGAAATTGTTTATACGATTGGAATTAGGAGGCCGTATAATTTATATTCCTATGATATTGAGGATGATAAATGGGAAAGGCAAGGCAGTGTAGGATATTTCGGCCCACGCTTGGGTTATAATATTAATGATGGTTTACTTTATTATTCTTTTAATTATTGGGTACTAAAACTAGATCCAAAAGACGGAAAAATGTTATCTTATTACAAAGTAAATGGATTACACGATTTAGACGGAGGAGACCTTACTTTTGATGCTGAAGGAAATATGTTTCTTTCTACGGAGGCTGGTCTTTACCGTTGTGAGTACGCCGATAATAAAAATATTACAGCAACACGAATTTCTGCAGAAAATTTACCCAATTATCCAAATTCTTTAACCTATGATTCTAATCAAGAGTTGTGGTGGGCTTCAAATATATCTTCGCAAGGAAGACTGTTTATTATGGATGATGTAACCGGTGGTTGGGAAAATCGTTTTGAAGGATATTCTGACTATATTTTTGATTTGGCAACTCTGCCTTTAGATGAGGATTTAGTAGCAACTACAGATACAGATGGTGATGGAATTATCGATTTTTATGATGAATATCCCGATGATGCTAACCGTGCTTATAACGTTTACACCCCTTCAATTTATGGATTGGGAACTTATGCTTTTGAAGACCTTTGGCCCAATATTGGCGATTTCGATTTTAATGATTTAGTTATAAATTATCGTTTCACTCACGTTTACAATAGTGCAGGATTAATCTATGAAACCATATTTGATTTTATTATTAAAAATGTAGGTGGATCTTTTAGAAATGGATTTGGTATAGAAGTTAACGCAGATCCAAATGTAATTAGTGAAATAACAGGTTATAATTTAACTACAGGAAAGATTTCGTTAAACGGTCAGGGTTTAGAAAATAACCAGTCAAAACCTGTAATCATTGTTTTTGACGATGCTTGGGCAAATGTAAATGTAAACGATGGGAAAATGCGAGTAATAATGCATTACCATCAACCTATAGCAAATAATCAAATGGGAAGTTTAAATCCATTTATTTTTATCGATGGTGATAGAGGCAGAGAAGTACATTTTGCCGATATGGAACCAACCGACCTTATGGATACTTCACTATTCGGAACAGCTGATGATGATAGCAATCCTTCTATCGGTAGATATTACAGAAATTCAACTAATCTACCTTGGGGAATAAATATTTTGTATGATTTTACTTTCCCTAAAGAGAAAAACGCTATTAATAAAGGATACACAAAATTTGCTTCTTGGGCTGTTTCCGGAGGAGCCGATTTTACTGATTGGTATAAAGACCAAGATGATTATAGAGATAATGCGTACTTAGTCGTTGATTAG
- a CDS encoding LruC domain-containing protein, translating into MKRTILSLLTLLLVVSLSSCHKELPIKTVDQSDPNFNIANINVPQDFKFETATEVTLNIGGFKSSSSTKVKYDIYLYNPDGEIITTTTVGDDGLAVTETMQAVDALSNLAASYITDAASFDIKLTIPNFYKSIYIIKNDRGVFSSMILPVNSNKMSVIFPSNEASFKSTKATTDTYTVDMIYGVNSSSDVFQINTETGELKIISKIPEGNGGSHTCAIDPVRKILYAVGLTKPYNLLAYDINADTWTTIDATGIYGPRLSYNIADGLLYYSYDDRFVKMDPSNAKILATYRIRNLDAKDGGDIAHSADGSLYMSTTSGIYHLTYSWSFWSRSYNSELISGSITNYPSALAFGYDDTFWWATNIDGKGQIFTFDLDNAEESSHFSPFDISIDDIAVLPIEVEEIIEADSDNDGIIDIYDDYPNDAERATDVYTPSITGLGSYAFEDLWPYQGDYDFNDLIVNYRFLNVANSEGLVVETKMYFFVKNIGGSFHNGFGIELNIDKNLINQVTGHNLTEGIISMNGQGLENNQDKAVIIAFDNSHNIMDTNNGVMELIISYTQPVNPDAIGTFNPFIFINGERGREVHLADFSPTTLADTSLFGSGDDNSNAASGSYYKNSNNLPWGINILYDFTMPVEKSPINKGYIKFVDWATSGGTEFDDWYSDIDDYRDYTYLIAD; encoded by the coding sequence ATGAAAAGAACAATCTTATCACTTTTAACTTTATTATTGGTTGTCAGCTTATCAAGCTGTCATAAAGAATTACCTATCAAAACTGTAGACCAATCGGATCCTAATTTTAATATAGCAAACATAAATGTTCCCCAAGATTTTAAATTTGAGACAGCAACCGAAGTCACTCTGAATATTGGCGGTTTTAAATCCTCCTCATCAACCAAAGTTAAATACGATATTTATCTTTATAATCCTGATGGAGAAATTATAACAACTACAACCGTTGGCGATGACGGATTGGCAGTAACAGAAACTATGCAAGCCGTAGATGCCCTGAGTAATCTTGCGGCCTCGTATATTACTGATGCTGCAAGCTTCGATATAAAACTAACTATACCAAATTTTTATAAATCAATCTATATAATTAAGAATGACAGAGGTGTATTTTCCTCAATGATACTCCCTGTAAATAGTAATAAGATGTCTGTAATCTTCCCTTCAAACGAAGCTTCTTTTAAATCGACAAAAGCCACCACCGACACTTATACTGTAGATATGATATATGGTGTAAATAGCTCATCCGATGTTTTTCAAATTAATACAGAAACAGGAGAACTCAAAATTATAAGTAAAATTCCTGAAGGAAACGGCGGAAGTCACACTTGTGCTATCGATCCTGTAAGAAAGATTTTATATGCTGTTGGTTTAACTAAACCTTACAATTTATTGGCTTACGACATTAATGCTGATACTTGGACTACTATTGATGCTACCGGAATTTATGGTCCTCGTTTATCATATAATATAGCCGATGGCCTTTTGTATTATTCTTATGATGATAGATTTGTTAAAATGGATCCTTCCAATGCAAAAATATTAGCTACTTATCGGATAAGAAATTTAGATGCTAAAGATGGTGGAGATATTGCACATTCTGCAGATGGCAGCCTGTATATGTCTACAACTTCCGGAATATATCATTTAACCTATAGCTGGAGCTTCTGGAGTAGAAGTTATAATTCAGAACTTATCTCAGGTAGTATTACAAATTATCCAAGTGCTTTAGCTTTTGGCTATGATGATACTTTCTGGTGGGCAACTAATATTGATGGTAAAGGACAAATATTTACTTTCGATCTTGATAATGCTGAAGAAAGCAGTCATTTCTCTCCATTTGATATTTCTATTGATGATATTGCGGTTTTACCTATCGAGGTAGAAGAAATTATAGAAGCAGATTCAGACAATGACGGTATTATAGATATTTATGATGATTACCCAAACGATGCAGAGCGTGCAACAGATGTTTACACTCCATCAATAACAGGTCTTGGAAGTTATGCTTTCGAAGATCTTTGGCCTTATCAAGGCGATTACGATTTTAATGATTTGATTGTAAACTACAGATTTCTCAATGTAGCTAATTCCGAAGGTTTAGTTGTTGAAACAAAAATGTATTTCTTTGTTAAAAACATTGGAGGGTCTTTTCATAACGGATTTGGTATTGAATTAAATATCGACAAAAATTTAATAAATCAAGTTACCGGACACAACCTCACAGAAGGAATAATTTCAATGAATGGTCAGGGTTTGGAAAACAATCAAGATAAAGCAGTAATTATTGCTTTTGACAATTCTCATAATATCATGGACACCAATAATGGTGTAATGGAATTAATAATTAGCTATACCCAACCCGTTAATCCAGATGCTATTGGCACTTTTAATCCTTTCATTTTTATTAATGGTGAAAGAGGAAGAGAAGTTCATTTGGCTGATTTTAGCCCAACAACTTTAGCTGACACTTCCTTATTTGGAAGTGGTGACGATAACTCAAATGCTGCAAGTGGAAGTTATTATAAGAATTCTAACAATCTACCTTGGGGAATAAATATTCTCTACGATTTCACTATGCCGGTAGAAAAAAGCCCAATAAATAAGGGATATATAAAATTTGTTGACTGGGCAACTTCTGGCGGTACAGAATTTGACGATTGGTATTCTGATATTGATGATTACAGGGATTATACTTATTTAATTGCTGATTAA